The following are encoded together in the Geoalkalibacter sp. genome:
- the rrtA gene encoding rhombosortase, whose amino-acid sequence MAACRRYTWDGWLWLGALLLVNSGLLLGRGPAAALAFDPGKVAAGEWWRLLSWTLVHVSPYHLLLDGSAFLLLYLGLEEKQAGRKLLLVAASALGALLLPVLMDGRLRQVGLCGLSGVAHGLAVISALEMLHHRSQKTLGRLLLGGLALKLAWELGSGQVLLQGLHLGDIGLPIVATHVGGALGGLLGYAGLKSGLNPLWRRRRHG is encoded by the coding sequence ATGGCCGCATGCCGTCGCTATACTTGGGACGGATGGCTCTGGCTTGGCGCGCTGCTGTTGGTGAACAGTGGATTGCTGTTGGGACGAGGCCCGGCGGCAGCACTCGCCTTTGATCCGGGGAAGGTGGCGGCGGGGGAGTGGTGGCGGCTGCTGAGCTGGACCCTGGTCCATGTCAGCCCCTATCACCTGCTGCTCGACGGCAGTGCTTTCCTGCTGCTCTATCTGGGGCTCGAGGAAAAGCAGGCAGGGCGCAAGCTGCTGTTGGTGGCGGCAAGCGCCCTGGGGGCGCTGCTGCTGCCGGTGCTCATGGACGGGCGGCTGCGGCAGGTGGGGCTGTGCGGCTTGTCCGGAGTGGCCCATGGCCTAGCGGTGATCAGTGCCTTGGAGATGCTGCACCATCGCAGCCAGAAGACCCTGGGCCGGCTGCTGCTGGGGGGCTTGGCGCTGAAGCTGGCCTGGGAACTGGGCAGCGGCCAGGTTCTGCTGCAGGGTCTGCACCTGGGAGATATCGGCCTGCCCATCGTCGCCACCCATGTGGGCGGGGCGCTGGGCGGGTTGCTCGGCTACGCAGGGCTCAAATCCGGTCTCAACCCCCTGTGGCGGCGGCGCAGGCATGGCTAA
- a CDS encoding sigma-54-dependent transcriptional regulator: MPTYERLTSEERRFFQLASEAAFSNPFSDERSELDQQLAGQSGADRDRLMQAAVESVLRRVGEMGRAGKANLALYGGEDRECLAKGLLFALYHHYLGAFDELIGRQQSEGDAPCAVAFSGELLARLREHGFKEADARHYFAFFYQLRRAFHFINQLVGQSAAMRTLRCALWNNTFTCDARRYEARLWNRMEDFSTLLLGETGTGKGAAAAAIGRSGYIPFDEKSGRFAESFTRNFISINLSQFPEALIESELFGHRKGAFTGAVDNHQGLLSRCVPHGAIFLDEIGDVSVPVQIKLLKVLQERTFTPVGSHEQRPFRGRIIAATNRSLGELRRQGNFRDDFFYRLCSDVIEVPPLRRQLREDPASLDALLAHLLLRILGGADDGLVASIRRSLQRSLPIDYPWPGNVRELEQAVRRVLLTGHYRGDPFAAAPSAEDWQQRLAAGELSAQELLSRYCRQLHQRWGTYEEVARRLQLDRRTVKKYLQG, from the coding sequence ATGCCAACCTACGAACGACTGACATCGGAAGAGCGCCGTTTTTTCCAGCTGGCCAGCGAGGCGGCCTTCAGCAATCCCTTCAGCGACGAGCGCAGCGAGCTCGACCAGCAGTTGGCCGGGCAAAGCGGCGCCGACCGCGACCGGCTGATGCAGGCGGCGGTCGAATCGGTGCTGAGACGGGTCGGGGAGATGGGGCGCGCCGGCAAAGCCAATCTGGCGCTGTATGGGGGAGAGGATCGGGAGTGCCTGGCCAAGGGGCTGCTGTTTGCCCTCTACCACCACTACCTGGGTGCCTTCGACGAGTTGATCGGGCGACAGCAGAGCGAGGGCGACGCCCCTTGCGCCGTCGCCTTTTCCGGGGAACTGCTGGCCCGGCTGCGGGAGCACGGCTTCAAGGAGGCGGACGCGCGACACTACTTCGCCTTTTTCTACCAACTGCGCCGGGCCTTCCATTTCATCAACCAGCTGGTGGGGCAGAGCGCCGCCATGCGCACCCTGCGCTGCGCCCTGTGGAACAACACCTTCACCTGCGATGCGCGCCGCTACGAGGCGCGGCTGTGGAACCGGATGGAGGACTTCTCCACCCTGCTGCTGGGGGAGACCGGCACCGGCAAAGGGGCGGCCGCGGCGGCCATCGGCCGCTCGGGCTATATTCCCTTCGACGAAAAGAGCGGCCGCTTCGCCGAGAGCTTCACCCGCAACTTCATTTCCATCAACCTCTCCCAGTTCCCCGAAGCGCTGATTGAATCCGAGCTGTTCGGGCACAGAAAAGGCGCCTTCACCGGCGCCGTCGACAACCATCAAGGGCTGCTTTCGCGCTGCGTGCCCCACGGGGCGATTTTCCTCGACGAAATCGGCGACGTCTCGGTGCCGGTGCAGATCAAGCTGCTCAAGGTCCTGCAGGAGCGCACCTTCACCCCCGTGGGCAGCCACGAACAGCGCCCTTTTCGCGGCCGCATCATCGCCGCCACCAACCGCTCCCTGGGGGAGTTGCGCCGGCAGGGGAATTTTCGCGACGATTTCTTCTACCGGCTCTGTTCCGACGTGATCGAAGTGCCGCCCTTGCGCCGGCAGCTGCGAGAAGATCCCGCCTCCCTCGATGCCTTGCTGGCGCACCTGCTGCTGCGCATTCTCGGCGGCGCCGACGACGGCCTGGTGGCGTCAATCCGCCGCTCGCTCCAGCGGTCGCTGCCCATCGACTACCCCTGGCCCGGCAACGTGCGGGAACTCGAGCAGGCGGTGCGGCGCGTACTGCTGACCGGCCATTACCGCGGCGACCCCTTTGCCGCGGCGCCATCGGCCGAGGACTGGCAGCAACGGCTGGCCGCCGGCGAGCTCAGCGCGCAGGAACTGCTCAGCCGCTACTGCCGGCAGCTTCACCAGCGCTGGGGCACCTACGAGGAGGTGGCACGCCGGCTTCAGCTCGACCGGCGCACCGTGAAGAAATACCTGCAGGGCTGA
- a CDS encoding VIT domain-containing protein has protein sequence MKPIPIRSLAVLFTTLLLLLWSATGFAAGLLKPVGGGPSSALTIGAHRVDVIINNGFVRTEVDQIFRNPHDAPVEGLYSFPLPKQASLSELSLWVGGQEILGEVVEKEAARRLYREQQAQGNQSALAEKNDYRSFDVLVGNIAPQSETRVRLVYYQPLVIDLNIGRYLYPLAEGNVDEERLSFWATDAQISGPFHLRLQLKSAFPVKEVRLPGLEQEAVIRRAGGLGEGGFGEVVEVVIDRPEGAALTKDIIFYYRLDDSVPARVELIPYKADPKSEGTLMLVVTPAADLKPISEGTDWTLVLDTSGSMGGHKIATLADGVSRVLGQMRPNDRFRLIGFSDQARDLTGGYVNANAEQVQHWISQVKGIQAGGGTNLYAGLELAYRRLEDERTSGVILVTDGVANLGPTEHRAFLKLLESHDLRLFTFVIGNSANEPLLERLAKQSGGFAMNVSDSDDIGGRLLQAKAKVLHQALHDVEVSIEGERVKDLSPKTLGNLYAGQQAVLFGRYNGSGEVLVRIKARISGQPVRWTTSAKLPEVARDNPELERLWALSRIEETMAQIREQGESRALRSQVVDLGLNYSLVTDYTSMLVVTDDAREQAGIGSRNAGRVQAERAAQQERADAPMQTYRVDSGSNGGQGAFGNRPSQGIGMGSGPMGLLAVPLIAWLNRRKQQK, from the coding sequence ATGAAACCGATTCCGATCCGATCCCTCGCTGTCCTGTTCACGACCCTTTTGCTTTTGCTCTGGAGTGCCACCGGCTTTGCCGCCGGGCTGCTCAAGCCCGTCGGCGGGGGGCCGTCGTCGGCCCTGACCATCGGCGCCCACCGAGTCGATGTCATCATCAACAACGGCTTCGTCCGCACCGAGGTCGACCAGATCTTCCGCAATCCCCACGATGCCCCGGTCGAGGGGCTCTACAGCTTCCCGCTGCCGAAACAGGCCAGCCTTTCCGAGCTTTCCCTCTGGGTGGGCGGTCAGGAGATCCTCGGCGAGGTGGTGGAGAAGGAGGCGGCCCGCCGGCTCTATAGGGAGCAGCAGGCCCAGGGGAACCAGAGCGCCCTCGCGGAAAAAAACGATTACCGCAGCTTCGATGTCCTGGTCGGCAACATTGCGCCCCAGAGCGAAACCCGCGTGCGCCTCGTCTATTATCAACCCCTGGTGATCGACCTCAATATCGGCCGCTACCTCTACCCCCTGGCGGAGGGCAACGTGGATGAGGAGCGCCTGAGCTTCTGGGCGACGGATGCCCAGATCAGCGGGCCCTTCCATTTGCGGCTGCAGCTCAAATCGGCCTTTCCGGTCAAAGAGGTGCGCCTGCCGGGCCTGGAGCAGGAAGCGGTGATCCGTCGTGCCGGCGGCCTGGGCGAGGGGGGCTTTGGCGAGGTGGTCGAGGTGGTCATCGACCGGCCCGAAGGGGCGGCCCTGACCAAGGACATCATCTTCTACTACCGCCTGGACGACAGCGTGCCGGCCCGGGTGGAACTGATCCCCTACAAGGCCGACCCGAAGAGCGAAGGAACCCTGATGCTGGTGGTGACGCCGGCCGCCGATCTTAAGCCGATCAGCGAGGGAACCGACTGGACCTTGGTGCTCGACACCTCCGGTAGCATGGGCGGGCACAAGATCGCTACCCTGGCCGACGGCGTCAGCAGAGTGCTGGGGCAAATGCGTCCCAACGACCGGTTTCGTCTCATCGGCTTTAGCGACCAAGCCCGGGATCTGACCGGCGGCTACGTCAACGCCAACGCCGAGCAGGTGCAGCACTGGATCTCCCAGGTCAAGGGGATTCAGGCCGGTGGTGGCACCAACCTTTATGCCGGCCTGGAACTGGCCTACCGGCGGCTGGAGGACGAGCGCACCTCCGGGGTGATCCTGGTCACCGACGGGGTCGCCAATCTCGGCCCCACCGAGCACCGGGCGTTCCTCAAGCTGCTGGAGAGCCACGATCTGCGTCTGTTCACCTTCGTCATCGGCAACAGTGCCAACGAGCCGTTGCTCGAACGGCTGGCAAAGCAATCGGGCGGCTTCGCCATGAACGTCTCCGACAGCGACGATATCGGCGGGCGGCTGCTGCAGGCCAAGGCCAAGGTGTTGCACCAGGCCCTGCACGACGTGGAAGTGTCCATCGAAGGGGAGCGGGTCAAGGATCTTTCTCCCAAGACCCTCGGCAACCTCTACGCCGGCCAGCAGGCGGTGCTGTTCGGGCGCTACAACGGCTCCGGCGAGGTGCTGGTCCGGATCAAGGCCAGGATCTCCGGCCAACCGGTGAGATGGACCACCAGCGCCAAGCTGCCCGAGGTGGCCAGGGACAATCCCGAGTTGGAGCGGCTCTGGGCTCTCTCCCGTATCGAGGAGACCATGGCGCAAATCCGGGAGCAGGGGGAATCAAGAGCCCTGCGCAGCCAGGTGGTCGATCTCGGCCTGAACTACTCCCTGGTCACCGACTACACCTCCATGCTGGTGGTGACCGACGATGCGCGCGAGCAAGCCGGTATCGGGTCCCGCAACGCCGGGCGGGTGCAGGCGGAGCGCGCGGCTCAGCAGGAGCGGGCCGATGCGCCGATGCAGACCTATCGGGTCGACAGCGGCAGCAACGGCGGCCAGGGGGCCTTCGGCAACCGCCCGTCCCAGGGAATCGGCATGGGCTCTGGCCCCATGGGGCTGCTGGCGGTGCCCTTGATCGCCTGGTTGAATCGGCGCAAGCAGCAGAAATAG
- a CDS encoding type II toxin-antitoxin system ParD family antitoxin, with protein sequence MGKNTSVTLGEHYEKFISHAIEEGRYGSASEAIRAGLRLLEERETKLEILRKALIQGEQSGLANYALDDLNRELDEALG encoded by the coding sequence ATGGGGAAAAACACCAGTGTCACCTTAGGCGAACACTACGAAAAATTCATTTCTCACGCCATTGAGGAGGGTCGTTACGGCTCTGCCAGTGAGGCGATTCGCGCCGGGTTGCGGCTGCTTGAAGAGCGCGAAACAAAGCTCGAAATCCTGCGTAAAGCCTTGATTCAGGGTGAGCAGAGCGGCCTGGCAAATTATGCCTTGGACGATCTGAATCGCGAACTTGATGAGGCGCTCGGCTGA
- a CDS encoding type II toxin-antitoxin system RelE/ParE family toxin, giving the protein MPLLSLTKQALEDLREIGRYTQQRWGRDQRRHYLELLDRYFHALAHNPGQGQRCDEIRAGYRKFLSGRHIIFYREQAAGGIQIVRVLHEKMDQEAHL; this is encoded by the coding sequence ATGCCGCTATTGTCGCTCACCAAGCAGGCGCTTGAGGATCTTCGCGAGATTGGCCGTTATACCCAGCAACGCTGGGGGCGTGATCAGCGCCGTCATTACCTTGAACTGCTTGACCGTTATTTCCATGCCTTGGCGCACAACCCAGGCCAAGGCCAGCGATGTGACGAGATCCGTGCCGGATACCGCAAATTTCTTTCCGGTCGGCATATCATTTTTTACCGCGAGCAGGCTGCCGGTGGTATCCAAATTGTCCGTGTTCTGCATGAAAAAATGGATCAGGAAGCCCATCTGTAA